GCCTCGGCGTGGAAGCGGTCGCGCGCCAGGCCGGCCGCGCCCAGCCGCTCGCGCGCCGCCCGCACCATCGCGGGGTTGCCGCAGGCGTAGACCACGGCGCCGGCCCAGTCATGGCCGGCGGCCAGGGCGGCGTCCTGCACGTGCCAGGGCCGGGCGGCGTCCGCCCCGGGCGTTTCCGACAGCACGGCGTGCCAGGCGAAGCCGGCGCCCTTGCCCTGCAGCGCATTGAGCAGCGGGCCCGCGTAGCAATCGTCCTCCGTCCGGCCGCCCCAGTAGAGCGTGACGCGCTTGAAGCGCGGGTCCCGCAACGCCTCCATCAGGATCGGGTGGATGCCGGCATAGCCGGTGCCCGTGGCCAGCAGCACCAGGTGTTCGATATCCGCCGCCCAGCCGTCGGCCGGCCAGACGCAGGCGCCTTGCGGGCCTTCCAGCGCCAGCGTATCGCCCGGCATCAGGCGCGGCAGGATGCTTTCGGTGAAGCCGCCGCCGGGCATGCGGCGAATATGGAATTCGAGCTGCGCCGGCGCGGCGGCGACGGGCACGTTGGCGATCGAGAAGGGGCGGTGGCTGCCGTCGTCCAGCAGGAAGCGCACGTGCTGGCCGGCCTGCCAGGTGAAGGCGGCGTCGCCGCGCACTTCGATGACCAGCCGGGTGACGTCGGCCGTCAGCGGCGCGCGCGACAGCACGGTGGCCTCGCGCCGCTGCATCGGCTGGGGCGGGGCCTGCCAATGCGGGAACTTCAGCGTCAGGTCGCTGGTGGCGCGGCATTGGCACATCAGCAGTTCGTCGTCGGCGGGGACGTAGGAACGCTCGTTGGGCGGCGTGATGCGTTCGTGCCGGCCGGCGGTGACCACCGCCCGGCAGGCGCCGCATTCGCCGCGCTGACAGGAAAAGGGCACGGCCGTGCCCTGGGCCAGCGCGGCGTCCAGGATCGAGGTGGCGCCATCGCAGGTGAAATGGCCGTTGGCGAGCGTGATGGTGTAGGTGGACATGGCACGGTTCCGAAAGACGGGTCGATGGGCGTAATGTAGGGATAGAATGGCTGGGTGAAATAGGGCCATTTCCATGAATATGAGCAAGCCACTTATATGAGCAAGCCACTGGTGCGCGATGCCCGGCTGGAATCCAGTCTCGACCTGCCGGTCGACCCGCCGCGCGCCGGCGAGTCCAAGCAGGCCTGGGTGTACCGGCAGATCCGCGAACGGATCCTGCGCGGCGTGCTGCCCTCGGGCGGGCGGCTGCCGTCCACCCGCGACCTGGCGGCGCGCTGGCACGTGGCCCGCTCCACGGTCGAGGCGGCCTACGACCAGTTGCGCGGCGAGGGGTATACCGCCGGCACGGTCGGCTCCGGCACCTACGTGGCGGCGGTCATCCCGGACAATTTCTTCCGCCGGGGCCTGCCGGGCGACGGCGGCGCCGCCAGCGCGCCGCGCCCGGCCGCGACGGCTGCCCGGGTAGCCGCCGTCGCGGGCGGGCCGGCCGCCGCGCCAACCGGGAGCGCCGATCCGTCGGCGCCGTCGCCGCGCCGTGAAGCGTCGTTCATGGCGCGCAGCGCCGATGCCTCTCTGTTCCCCATGGAAACCTGGCGCAAGGGCCTGATGGCCAGCGCCCAGCGCGTCACGCCGGCGCAACTGGCGCACGAGGATCCGCTGGGCTGGCATCCGCTGCGCGAGCAGATCGCCCGCTACCTGGGCGCCGCGCGCGGCATCGCCTGCGACGCCGGCCAGGTGGTGGTGCTGACCGGCATCCGCGACGGCCTGGACCTGAGCGCGCGCCTGCTGCTGACGCCGCAGGACAAGGTGCTGGTCGAGGATCCCGGCTATCTCAACGCCGAGCCGCTGTTCAGCCAGTACACGCGGCACATCGTGCCGATCGCCATCGACGAGCACGGCTTTTCGGTGGCACGCGCCCGGCGCCAGCGCGGCGCCCGGCTGGCGCACGTGACGCCGGCGCATCAGTCGCCCACCGGCGTCACCATGCCCGTGTCGCGCCGCCTGGAACTGCTGGACTGGGCCGCGCAGGCCGGCTGCTGGATCCTCGACGACGACTACGACAGCGAGTTCAGCTACGACGGCGCGCCCCTGGCGGCGCTCAAGAGCCTGGACGGCGGCGACCGCGTGATCCACTTCGGCAGTTTCAACAAGACCCTCTTCAATGCCTTGCGCATCGGTTATGCGGTGGTGCCGCGGTCGCTGGCGCCGGCGTTCGCCCGCGCGCTCTACGTCACCGGACGTTCCTGCAGCGTGATCGAGCAGATGACGCTGGCGGCATTCCTGGAGGACGGCGGTTTCGCGCGCCACGTGCGCAAGGCGCGCTCGGTGTACGCCGGCCGCCGCGACCGCGTCATGGCCATGCTGCGCGAGGCGGTGGGCCCGGCGCCGCTGCGCGTCAGCGGCGAGCAGACCGGCTTTCACCTGGTGTGGTGGCCGCCGTCCGGCTTCGACGTCGCGGCCCTGCTGGCCCGTGCCCGTGACTGGGGCGTGGGCATCCAGCCGGTCGCCGACTTCTGCCGGCGGGTGTCCTGGCCGGACGGCGTGGTCATCGGCTACAGCGCGCGGCAGGACGCCGACCTGGACCGGCTGGAGGCGCTGCTGCGCGAGGTCACGCGCCGCTAGCAGCGGGGCGTGGGACAGGCCTTGGCACAGACGGGCGCCCGCTCGCCAGGCGCGGGCGGTTTTCGTAGCAAAATGCCGCATGGCGTGTCCGCGCACGCCGCCGACTTTCACCGCATTCGATTCACCGCTTTCCAGGATCCTCCATGCCGCAACTCGATCTCTACCAGGTAGACGCCTTTTCCGCCGCGCCCTTCGGCGGCAATCCCGCCGCGGTGGTGCCGCTGGACGCCTGGCTGCCGGACGCCACCTTGCAACGCATCGCCGAAGAGAACAACCTGTCGGAAACCGCCTACGTCGTGCGCCGCGGCGACCAGTACGACCTGCGCTGGTTCACGCCCGCGGTCGAGGTCGACCTGTGCGGCCACGCCACGCTGGCGACGGCCTGGGTGCTGTTCGAGCAGCTCGGCGCCAAGGACGAGGTGCTGCGTTTCGCCACCCGCAGCGGCGAGTTGCTGGTGCGTCGCGCCGGCGATGGCCTGGCGATGGATTTTCCGGCCAGGCAGCCGGTGGCCGAGGCCGTGCCGCCCGGCCTGTTGCAGGCCTTGGGGCTGGCCGAGGCGCGGGCGCTGTACCGCACCGACGACTACCTCGTCGTGATCGACGATGAATCGCTGATCGACGGCCTCGAGCCGGACTTCGCCGCGCTGGCGGCCTTCGACGTGCGCGGCGTGGCGGTGACCGCGCCGTCCGCGCGCCACGATTTCGTGTCGCGCTGGTTCGGCCCGCGGGTCGGCGTCAACGAAGACCCGGTGACCGGTTCCGCGCACACCTCGCTGGCGCCGTACTGGGCGCAGCGGCTGGGCAAGACGGTCCTGAGCGCCGAGCAGGGCGGGGCGCGCAAGGGGCAGCTGCGCTGCGAGGTGCGCGACAACGGTCGCGTCATCATCAGCGGCCAGGCCGCCTTGTACCTGCGCGGCACGATTTTCCTCTGATGCGGCGCGGCGCCGGCCGCCATTACCGAAAACCTATCGCCTCATCAGCACTTCAAATACGCCCCGCGCCGGGGCGCGCCTAGAATCTGCCGTCACAAGATCAAGGACCGGCGCGCCTCGCGCCGCCGGTCACGACAACGAGGAGACGCAGGGCATGGATGCGGTGTGGATAGTGGCGATCGGCGCGGCCGCGGCGGGCTTCGTGCAGGGGCTGTCGGGCTTTGCCTTCGGCATGGTGGCCATGTCGTTCTGGGCCTGGGTGCTGGACCCGCGGCTGGCGGCGGCGCTGGCGGTGTTCGGCGCGCTGACCGGGCAGCTGCTGGCGGTGTTCTCGGTGCGCCGCGGCTTCAACTGGCCGCTGCTGTGGCCGTTCCTGCTGGGCGGGCTGGCCGGCATCCCGCTGGGCGTGCTGGTCCTGCCGCACCTGGACATGGACTGGTTCAAGGCGGTGCTGGGCGCGCTGCTGGCGCTGTGGTGCCCGGTGATGCTAATGGCGCAGCGCCTGCCGCGCATCGGCGGCAACCGCTGGGGCGACGGCGCGGTGGGCCTGGTGGGCGGCGTGCTGGGCGGCATCGGCGGCTTCGCCGGCAGCGTGCCGACGCTGTGGTGCACGCTGCGCGGCTTCAACAAGGACACGCAGCGCGCCGTGATCCAGAACTTCAATCTGTCGATGCTGTCGGTGACCATGGCGATCTACCTGGCCACCGGTATCGTCACGCGCGACATGGCGCCCATGTTCGCGGTGGTGGCGCCGGCCATGCTGATCCCCACGCTGCTCGGCACGCGCCTGTATATCGGCATTTCCGACGTGACGTTCCGGCGCGTGGTGCTGGGGCTGCTGACATGCTCGGGCCTGACGCTGCTGGCGTCGTCGGTGCCGCAACTGCTGGCGCGCTAGCCGGCCGGCGCGGGGCGGCCGGCCGTTCGGCCTGTCTGCGTTCCGTCCTGGCCGACCTGTTCGGCCACGAACGCCAGCAACGCCCGAGTCTTGGCGGGCACGTGGTGGCGTGACGGGTAGTAGGCATGCAGGGGAAAGCGCAGGTCGGCCCAGTCGGGGAACAGGCGCACCAGTTGTCCGGACGCCAGGTAGCGTTCGGCGCCCAGTTCGAACAGTTGGGCGATGCCCTGTCCGGCCAGGCAGGCGCTGTGGACGGTGCCGGGATCGTTCACGGTCAGCGCGCCCCGCGGCTTGACGACCAGCTGGCGGCGGCCCTGGCGGAACTCCCAGGGAAAGGTGCCGCCCGCTTCCGGCTCGCGGAACAGGATGCAGCGATGCGCGCCGTGTTCCAGGTCGCGCGGATCCTTCGGCTTGCCGAAGCGCTGCACGTAGGCGGGCGCGGCCATCGCGAAGACGCGCGTCTCGAACAGCTTGCGGGCCACCAGTGACGAGGCCTGCGGGTGGCCGAAACGCAGCGCCAGATCGAAGCCGTCGGCGACCAGGTCGCCGAGCCCTTCGCGGCAACGCAATTCCACTTCCAGTTCCGGATGGCGATCCAGGAACGCGCCGATGCCCGGACCGAGAATGAGCTGGGCAAACAGCGGATCGACATTGACGCGCAAGCGCCCGCGCACCGACCGCGCAAGGTCGACGGCGTTACCCGTCGCCTCCTCCAGCGCGCCGATCAGCGGCATCACCGTCTCATAGAAGCGGCGCCCCTCATCGGTCAGGCGTACCGAACGCGTGGTGCGCTCGAACACCCGGATGCCAAGCCGCTGCTCGAGCCGCGCGATGGCCCGGCTGACGCCCGATTGCGACATATCCACGGCCTCGGCGGCCGCGCTGAAGCTGCGGGTATCGACCACCGCCGCCATCACGTCCATGCCTTCGAGAAGTTGAGTATCGAGCGTGCGCATTGATGCTCCAGAGTCATGAATGTTATGTGTTCCATGCTATCGCAATTCGGGACCGTGAATTCCACAATCTCGCCTGTCCGGGGTTTCGGGCGCCGCCCGCCCCATTCACTTCCTTTCTCTGGTGGAACGATTCATGGAATTCACGATTAAACCCGCCGGCCCGTCCTCATCGGGCGACGGCGCGCATCCGCCGCACGGCGCCTCGCTGTCGAGGGCGCGCAGCGCCGCCGCCGTGCTGGCGCTGAGCCTGGGATGCTTTTCTTTCGTCAGCACCGAACTGATGCCGGTCGGCGTGCTGCCCGCGATGGCTTCGGGGCTGGAGGTCTCGCTGGGCGAGGCCGGCTACCTGGTGTCGTGCTTTGCCTTCGTGGTGGCGCTGACCGCGACCCCGCTGACCGGGTTGCTCGGGGCCATCAACCGCAAGGCGCTCATGGCCCTGTTGCTGGCGGTCTGCTGCCTGGGCAACCTGGTCACCTACCTGGCGCCCAGCTACGCTGTAGTGCTGGGAGGGCGGGTGCTGGTGGCCGCCGCCATCGGCGTGTTCTGGTCGACCGCGGTGGTGACTGCCGTGCACCTGGTGTCCGCCCGCAACGCGATACGGGCCACCTCGATCGTCTTTGGCGGGGTATCGCTGGCCACGGTGCTGGGCGTGCCCGCCGGCACCATCCTGGGCGAACACCAGGGTTGGCGCGCGGTGTTCGCGGCGCTGTCGATGCTGAGCCTGTGCGTGTTCGCGGTGGTGCTGTGGTCGGTGCCCGCGGTGCGGCTGTCCAGGGCGACGATACGCGGCGCGATGCGCGGCATCCTCAGGAGCCGGGCCTTGCTCGCGGTGTTCGGCGCGACCGCGCTGATCGTCACCGGCAATTTCCTGGCGTACACCTACATCGCGCCCTATCTCGAACAGGTCGCACGGCAGTCGCCGGCCGACATCAGCCTGATGTTGTTGCTGTATGGCGCGGCCGGCGTGCTGGCCAATTTCGCGATTGCGCCATTGGCCGCGCGCGCGCTGCGCGCCAGCCTGGCGCTCGTCACCGCGATGCTGGCCGCCAGTCTGCTGGCCATGCACCTGGCGATCGACAGCCACGCGGCCATGGCCGCCATGATGGTGCTGTGGGGCGCGGCCTACGGGGCGCTGCCGGTGCTGTTGCAGACGTCCGTCTTCAATGGCGCCGCGCGGATCGAGGGCGGGGCGGATGGCGCCACCTCGATCAACGTCGCGGTCTTCAATGCGGCCATCGGCCTGGGCGCGCTGGTCGGCGGGCTGCTCATCAACGGGGCGGGTCCCGCGCGCATTCCGGTCGCGGCGGGCGCGTTTGTCGTGGCGGGGCTGGCGCTGGTCATCGCCAGCGGCCGGCGGGCCGCCTGATCTTCAAGCTTCGCGAGGGCTGCCGGATTGACCGCACCAGGCACGGCGGGCTATGTTCGCCGGAACATCAAATCCGGCTTGAAGATCATGAACCCTTCCCGCATGCTGCCCGGCACGCGCGCCCTGCGGACTTTCGAGGCCGCGGGGCGGCTGCTCAACTTCACCCGCGCCGCGGACGAGGTGGGCCTGACGCCCGCGGCGGTCAGCTATCAGATCAAGGAAATCGAGGACCAGCTGGGCCTGGTGCTGTTCACCCGCAGCAGCCGCAGCATCCAGCTGACGCCGGCCGGCGCGGTCCTGCTGGAAGCCGCCGCCGACGCG
The window above is part of the Achromobacter deleyi genome. Proteins encoded here:
- a CDS encoding MFS transporter → MEFTIKPAGPSSSGDGAHPPHGASLSRARSAAAVLALSLGCFSFVSTELMPVGVLPAMASGLEVSLGEAGYLVSCFAFVVALTATPLTGLLGAINRKALMALLLAVCCLGNLVTYLAPSYAVVLGGRVLVAAAIGVFWSTAVVTAVHLVSARNAIRATSIVFGGVSLATVLGVPAGTILGEHQGWRAVFAALSMLSLCVFAVVLWSVPAVRLSRATIRGAMRGILRSRALLAVFGATALIVTGNFLAYTYIAPYLEQVARQSPADISLMLLLYGAAGVLANFAIAPLAARALRASLALVTAMLAASLLAMHLAIDSHAAMAAMMVLWGAAYGALPVLLQTSVFNGAARIEGGADGATSINVAVFNAAIGLGALVGGLLINGAGPARIPVAAGAFVVAGLALVIASGRRAA
- a CDS encoding PhzF family phenazine biosynthesis protein, translated to MPQLDLYQVDAFSAAPFGGNPAAVVPLDAWLPDATLQRIAEENNLSETAYVVRRGDQYDLRWFTPAVEVDLCGHATLATAWVLFEQLGAKDEVLRFATRSGELLVRRAGDGLAMDFPARQPVAEAVPPGLLQALGLAEARALYRTDDYLVVIDDESLIDGLEPDFAALAAFDVRGVAVTAPSARHDFVSRWFGPRVGVNEDPVTGSAHTSLAPYWAQRLGKTVLSAEQGGARKGQLRCEVRDNGRVIISGQAALYLRGTIFL
- a CDS encoding PLP-dependent aminotransferase family protein, translating into MSKPLVRDARLESSLDLPVDPPRAGESKQAWVYRQIRERILRGVLPSGGRLPSTRDLAARWHVARSTVEAAYDQLRGEGYTAGTVGSGTYVAAVIPDNFFRRGLPGDGGAASAPRPAATAARVAAVAGGPAAAPTGSADPSAPSPRREASFMARSADASLFPMETWRKGLMASAQRVTPAQLAHEDPLGWHPLREQIARYLGAARGIACDAGQVVVLTGIRDGLDLSARLLLTPQDKVLVEDPGYLNAEPLFSQYTRHIVPIAIDEHGFSVARARRQRGARLAHVTPAHQSPTGVTMPVSRRLELLDWAAQAGCWILDDDYDSEFSYDGAPLAALKSLDGGDRVIHFGSFNKTLFNALRIGYAVVPRSLAPAFARALYVTGRSCSVIEQMTLAAFLEDGGFARHVRKARSVYAGRRDRVMAMLREAVGPAPLRVSGEQTGFHLVWWPPSGFDVAALLARARDWGVGIQPVADFCRRVSWPDGVVIGYSARQDADLDRLEALLREVTRR
- a CDS encoding NAD(P)H dependent flavin oxidoreductase family protein, whose amino-acid sequence is MSTYTITLANGHFTCDGATSILDAALAQGTAVPFSCQRGECGACRAVVTAGRHERITPPNERSYVPADDELLMCQCRATSDLTLKFPHWQAPPQPMQRREATVLSRAPLTADVTRLVIEVRGDAAFTWQAGQHVRFLLDDGSHRPFSIANVPVAAAPAQLEFHIRRMPGGGFTESILPRLMPGDTLALEGPQGACVWPADGWAADIEHLVLLATGTGYAGIHPILMEALRDPRFKRVTLYWGGRTEDDCYAGPLLNALQGKGAGFAWHAVLSETPGADAARPWHVQDAALAAGHDWAGAVVYACGNPAMVRAARERLGAAGLARDRFHAEAFLPSQDAAAAGAPAAPAHPWERVGSHFTLDGILAARRRSRDAVREIAALMRPGMTTREAVNAADAHLRRMGSSHNWHPTYVRFGPDSQSPAVQPTDFQRRLRDEDVFVVDIGPVWDGYEGDYGDTFVLGADADRERCAEAARQVFERTREDWLRGLTGAALYDRAEDHARRHGCELVREIPGHRVADFPHALYGKHQLAQADFVPADGIWVLEIQVRDRALPIGAFYEDVLLRETPPEADARAT
- a CDS encoding LysR family transcriptional regulator, with the translated sequence MRTLDTQLLEGMDVMAAVVDTRSFSAAAEAVDMSQSGVSRAIARLEQRLGIRVFERTTRSVRLTDEGRRFYETVMPLIGALEEATGNAVDLARSVRGRLRVNVDPLFAQLILGPGIGAFLDRHPELEVELRCREGLGDLVADGFDLALRFGHPQASSLVARKLFETRVFAMAAPAYVQRFGKPKDPRDLEHGAHRCILFREPEAGGTFPWEFRQGRRQLVVKPRGALTVNDPGTVHSACLAGQGIAQLFELGAERYLASGQLVRLFPDWADLRFPLHAYYPSRHHVPAKTRALLAFVAEQVGQDGTQTGRTAGRPAPAG
- a CDS encoding sulfite exporter TauE/SafE family protein, whose amino-acid sequence is MDAVWIVAIGAAAAGFVQGLSGFAFGMVAMSFWAWVLDPRLAAALAVFGALTGQLLAVFSVRRGFNWPLLWPFLLGGLAGIPLGVLVLPHLDMDWFKAVLGALLALWCPVMLMAQRLPRIGGNRWGDGAVGLVGGVLGGIGGFAGSVPTLWCTLRGFNKDTQRAVIQNFNLSMLSVTMAIYLATGIVTRDMAPMFAVVAPAMLIPTLLGTRLYIGISDVTFRRVVLGLLTCSGLTLLASSVPQLLAR